A genomic window from Pyxicephalus adspersus chromosome 2, UCB_Pads_2.0, whole genome shotgun sequence includes:
- the SHISAL1 gene encoding protein shisa-like-1 isoform X1, whose amino-acid sequence MTSWANRFLNGLILLLLVMSSKASSAHFRVCEPYTDNKGRYHFGFHCPRLSDNKSYILCCHHNNTVFKYCCNETEFHSVMHVNLTMGTDGYMHNNYSALVGVWVYGFFVVVLLVLDLMYYSAMNYEICKLYLARWGIQAKWMRQGQRQWDKTTQEPCQAQTQMSHAVHTLKGDTVSPTMMSFQTSTAW is encoded by the exons ATGACTAGCTGGGCCAACCGCTTTCTCAACGGTCTTATCTTGCTGCTCCTGGTAATGTCTTCAAAAG CCTCTTCTGCTCATTTCCGTGTCTGTGAGCCCTATACAGACAATAAAGGAAGATATCACTTCGGGTTCCACTGCCCGCGCCTTTCAGACAACAAGTCGTACATCCTGTGCTGTCACCACAACAACACTGTCTTCAAATACTGCTGCAATGAGACTGAGTTCCATAGTGTCATGCATGTGAACCTCACCATGGGCACAGATGGATATATGCACAA CAACTACAGTGCCCTGGTTGGCGTGTGGGTGTATGGATTTTTCGTGGTGGTCCTGCTGGTCCTGGATCTGATGTATTATTCTGCAATGAACTATGAAATTTGCAAGCTATACCTGGCAAGGTGGGGGATTCAAGCTAAATGGATGAGGCAAGGACAAAGGCAGTGGGACAAGACGACACAGGAGCCTTGCCAAGCACAGACTCAGATGTCACATGCTGTACACACATTAAAAGGAGACACTGTTAGCCCAACAATGATGTCCTTTCAGACTTCTACAGCCTGgtaa
- the SHISAL1 gene encoding protein shisa-like-1 isoform X2, giving the protein MTSWANRFLNGLILLLLVMSSKASSAHFRVCEPYTDNKGRYHFGFHCPRLSDNKSYILCCHHNNTVFKYCCNETEFHSVMHVNLTMGTDGYMHNNYSALVGVWVYGFFVVVLLVLDLMYYSAMNYEICKLYLARWGIQAKWMRQGQRQWDKTTQEPCQAQTQMSHAVHTLKGDTVSPTMMSFQTSTA; this is encoded by the exons ATGACTAGCTGGGCCAACCGCTTTCTCAACGGTCTTATCTTGCTGCTCCTGGTAATGTCTTCAAAAG CCTCTTCTGCTCATTTCCGTGTCTGTGAGCCCTATACAGACAATAAAGGAAGATATCACTTCGGGTTCCACTGCCCGCGCCTTTCAGACAACAAGTCGTACATCCTGTGCTGTCACCACAACAACACTGTCTTCAAATACTGCTGCAATGAGACTGAGTTCCATAGTGTCATGCATGTGAACCTCACCATGGGCACAGATGGATATATGCACAA CAACTACAGTGCCCTGGTTGGCGTGTGGGTGTATGGATTTTTCGTGGTGGTCCTGCTGGTCCTGGATCTGATGTATTATTCTGCAATGAACTATGAAATTTGCAAGCTATACCTGGCAAGGTGGGGGATTCAAGCTAAATGGATGAGGCAAGGACAAAGGCAGTGGGACAAGACGACACAGGAGCCTTGCCAAGCACAGACTCAGATGTCACATGCTGTACACACATTAAAAGGAGACACTGTTAGCCCAACAATGATGTCCTTTCAGACTTCTACAGCCTG